A genomic region of Kribbella sp. NBC_00382 contains the following coding sequences:
- a CDS encoding N-acetylglucosamine kinase codes for MSGVFLGVDGGGTKTAFALVSGAGEVLASTVGPSCYYLGQGIELVADVLREGVESVCGAAGVPADQLAYAFFALPGYGEVSADLETLNSIPGRVLGHQRYSCDNDMVAGWAGSLGAIDGVNVIGGTGSMAYGERDGRGLRIGGWGELFDDEGSAYWIAIRGLNAFAKMSDGRLIPGPLLKHLAEHLQLASDLDLVDVVLNRWQGDRARIASLARLVTAGAADGDEVCTAILREAGQALADLVKAAITQLGYAPGEVVPVSYSGGVFTSDEVRTAFQQHLADASVDLRDPMLSPVLGAALYAARLAGTPLTTESVAKLVAIR; via the coding sequence GTGTCCGGTGTCTTTCTGGGGGTCGACGGTGGTGGCACCAAGACCGCCTTCGCCCTGGTGTCCGGCGCAGGTGAGGTGCTGGCGAGCACGGTGGGTCCCAGTTGCTATTACCTCGGGCAGGGCATCGAGCTGGTCGCCGACGTGCTGCGCGAGGGTGTTGAGTCCGTTTGCGGCGCAGCCGGAGTACCGGCTGATCAGCTGGCGTATGCGTTCTTCGCGTTGCCGGGATATGGCGAGGTCAGCGCCGATCTGGAGACGCTGAATTCGATTCCTGGTCGAGTGCTCGGGCATCAGCGCTACAGCTGCGACAACGACATGGTCGCCGGCTGGGCCGGGTCGCTGGGGGCGATCGACGGCGTCAACGTGATCGGCGGGACGGGGTCGATGGCGTACGGCGAACGCGACGGCCGTGGGTTGCGGATCGGCGGCTGGGGTGAGCTGTTCGACGACGAGGGCTCGGCGTACTGGATCGCTATCCGTGGTCTGAATGCGTTCGCGAAGATGTCAGACGGCCGGCTGATCCCGGGGCCGTTGCTTAAGCACCTCGCCGAGCATCTGCAACTCGCCTCGGACCTGGACCTCGTCGACGTGGTCCTGAATCGCTGGCAGGGCGACCGGGCTCGCATTGCATCCCTTGCCCGATTGGTCACCGCGGGCGCCGCGGACGGCGACGAGGTCTGTACTGCGATCCTGCGTGAAGCCGGGCAAGCCCTGGCCGACTTGGTGAAAGCCGCGATCACGCAACTTGGCTATGCGCCCGGCGAGGTCGTACCGGTGTCGTACTCGGGCGGCGTCTTCACCAGCGACGAGGTCCGTACTGCCTTCCAGCAGCACCTGGCCGACGCATCGGTCGACCTGCGTGACCCGATGCTGTCACCAGTCCTCGGCGCGGCGTTGTATGCGGCCCGATTGGCCGGCACTCCATTGACCACCGAGTCTGTCGCCAAGTTGGTCGCGATCAGGTAG
- a CDS encoding PEP/pyruvate-binding domain-containing protein: MPTAPAPSALAAIVPALPADRLTLADFSGLATTVAGYPYVKLVLDQETSTVHLIDGAERMLHVQYVAERILGMTRAELARNLDAFNDSVYRVGDRRFLLGTLALHDRPEHGGLFFSLETVEVDTMGPDLLGTFYRTVRALIDDAVPVLLKPANHLQEGFLQDTTTPLILAHELYSTAPYVPLNPGTTTGRLRVFTDEGAYRTTIDPVRWHDILVMERMPDDIPRVSGLINAKHTTTLSHTNVLAAGWGIPNAIQQGALQSLADLDGTWVELTVDQSAPELAVRAITRPDSVDAGPPWAVTQVDIGKPDLAAAQILPLDELRSTDAHRFGTKAANLGELIAVLRDGSPYWLGFYEKPRPPRPHLLEYLARQLDTTGTDTAVLDQTAKRMVSEHVVVPRGIALPFALQQQFLESSPAIQQTIGKLKMALALGGEIDGLCAELGALIRDTPLPAELRTLIEDSVLRHLTGAGRVVVRSSSNAEDLIGFSAAGIYESVPEAESIEDVIHAIQRVWASLVTTRGVLLRDEAGIGLSDCFMGVVIQQQLDGALGGVMVTTNPLDRTDFRSVLLNLARNSVDDVVSGARDPLQHLYNTMEGGSRTVAMGAEPADVDDQAKATLGRLALIGRLLQAHFAGTDGSVDAPVDVEWLVDGDRIVLLQCRPYQLAA; the protein is encoded by the coding sequence GTGCCTACCGCTCCCGCCCCTTCCGCCCTGGCCGCCATCGTCCCCGCTCTGCCCGCTGATCGCCTGACCCTGGCTGATTTCTCGGGCCTGGCGACCACCGTCGCCGGCTACCCCTACGTCAAGCTCGTCCTCGACCAGGAGACCTCGACGGTCCACCTGATCGACGGTGCCGAGCGCATGCTGCACGTCCAGTACGTCGCCGAGCGCATCCTCGGAATGACCCGGGCCGAGCTCGCCCGCAACCTGGACGCCTTCAACGATTCCGTGTACCGCGTCGGCGACCGGCGCTTCCTGCTCGGCACCCTCGCGTTGCACGACCGGCCGGAGCACGGCGGCCTGTTCTTCTCCCTGGAGACCGTCGAGGTCGACACGATGGGCCCCGACCTGCTCGGCACCTTCTACCGCACCGTCCGCGCCCTCATCGACGATGCGGTGCCGGTGCTGCTGAAGCCTGCGAACCACCTCCAGGAAGGCTTCCTGCAGGACACGACCACACCGCTGATCCTGGCCCACGAGCTGTACTCCACCGCGCCGTACGTCCCGCTCAACCCCGGTACGACGACCGGCCGCCTGCGCGTCTTCACCGACGAGGGCGCCTACCGCACGACGATCGATCCCGTCCGCTGGCACGACATCCTCGTGATGGAACGGATGCCCGACGACATCCCGCGAGTGTCCGGGCTGATCAACGCCAAGCACACCACTACCCTGTCGCACACCAACGTGCTCGCCGCCGGCTGGGGCATCCCGAACGCCATCCAGCAAGGCGCACTCCAAAGCCTCGCCGACCTAGACGGCACCTGGGTCGAGCTGACTGTCGACCAGTCCGCGCCAGAACTCGCAGTACGCGCGATCACCCGGCCGGACTCCGTCGACGCAGGCCCGCCCTGGGCGGTCACGCAGGTCGACATCGGCAAGCCCGACCTCGCCGCGGCCCAGATCCTTCCGCTGGACGAACTGCGCTCCACCGATGCGCATCGCTTCGGCACCAAGGCCGCGAACCTCGGCGAGCTGATCGCCGTACTGCGCGACGGATCGCCTTACTGGCTTGGTTTCTACGAGAAGCCGAGGCCGCCGCGTCCGCATCTGCTCGAGTACCTCGCCCGGCAGCTCGACACGACCGGCACCGACACCGCCGTACTCGACCAAACCGCGAAGCGGATGGTCAGCGAGCACGTCGTCGTACCGCGCGGGATCGCCCTGCCGTTCGCGTTGCAGCAGCAGTTCCTGGAGTCGTCGCCGGCGATCCAGCAGACCATCGGCAAGCTCAAGATGGCGCTCGCCCTCGGCGGCGAGATCGATGGACTGTGCGCCGAGCTCGGCGCCCTCATCCGCGACACCCCGTTGCCCGCCGAGCTGCGCACGCTGATCGAAGACTCCGTACTGCGCCACCTGACCGGCGCCGGCCGCGTCGTCGTCCGCAGCTCGTCGAACGCCGAGGACCTGATCGGCTTCTCCGCCGCCGGAATCTACGAGTCGGTCCCCGAGGCCGAGTCGATCGAGGACGTGATCCACGCGATCCAACGGGTCTGGGCCTCGCTCGTCACCACTCGCGGCGTCCTGCTCCGCGACGAGGCCGGTATCGGCCTGTCCGACTGCTTCATGGGAGTCGTCATCCAGCAGCAGCTCGACGGCGCGCTCGGCGGAGTCATGGTCACCACCAACCCGCTCGACCGGACCGACTTCCGCTCCGTACTACTGAACCTCGCCCGCAACTCGGTCGACGACGTGGTGTCCGGTGCTCGGGACCCACTGCAGCACCTCTACAACACGATGGAGGGCGGCAGCCGCACCGTCGCGATGGGCGCCGAACCGGCCGACGTGGACGATCAGGCCAAGGCGACACTCGGCCGGCTCGCCCTGATCGGACGGTTGCTCCAGGCCCACTTCGCGGGTACCGACGGATCCGTCGACGCCCCGGTGGACGTCGAGTGGCTCGTCGACGGCGACCGGATCGTGCTGCTGCAGTGCCGTCCGTACCAGCTCGCCGCGTGA
- a CDS encoding MFS transporter: MTAASPDAARVIRRYNAFQLFAGLLWWLPVFYVFQRSAGLSDQEIFSIQSIFYLAFCLLDIPTGMIADRFDYRRCLQGGAIILVVANVIPVWQPTFAGFLAQFLLIALAHSLFSGAGSAYLYEYLHRTGNDAAYQGAEGSARAWTLIGRIACLPAAGFLTAWWGPSPYVMSAVTCGIAAVIALGFPALPRTAEDPAAAEPVLPALAGALRSLMKSKRLMLLMAQGIAIFTLVRIGQANLFQPILESKHLPLHWFGVLMAATTVFEVAGAARSKVLARFGQVRVVLVLTVLMAVALASVIPLGLAGTMVCLAVFSLASGLAFPVQRKLVNSAITEPARRATLLSVESLADRAVCALVVFILGAFLTRGAMAGFLVALAATVTVAMVILAVLVNRSRDRAAVKESVA; encoded by the coding sequence GTGACCGCCGCCAGCCCCGATGCGGCGCGGGTGATCCGCCGCTACAACGCCTTCCAGTTGTTCGCCGGTCTGCTGTGGTGGTTGCCGGTCTTCTACGTGTTCCAGCGGTCCGCCGGGCTGTCGGACCAGGAGATCTTCTCGATCCAGAGCATCTTCTACCTGGCGTTCTGCCTGCTCGACATCCCGACCGGGATGATCGCCGACCGGTTCGACTACCGGCGTTGCCTGCAGGGTGGCGCGATCATCCTCGTGGTGGCGAACGTGATCCCGGTCTGGCAGCCCACCTTCGCCGGGTTCCTGGCCCAGTTCCTGCTGATCGCGTTGGCGCATTCGCTGTTCTCCGGCGCCGGAAGTGCTTATCTGTATGAGTACTTGCATCGGACCGGCAACGACGCGGCGTACCAGGGTGCCGAGGGCTCGGCTCGCGCGTGGACGCTGATCGGGCGGATCGCCTGTCTCCCCGCGGCCGGCTTCCTGACGGCCTGGTGGGGTCCTTCTCCGTATGTGATGTCGGCGGTGACCTGCGGTATCGCAGCTGTGATCGCCCTCGGCTTCCCTGCTCTACCCCGAACCGCCGAGGACCCTGCGGCTGCCGAGCCAGTACTACCCGCACTGGCCGGTGCGCTCCGATCGCTGATGAAGTCCAAGCGGCTGATGTTGCTGATGGCCCAGGGCATCGCGATCTTCACGCTGGTCCGGATCGGGCAGGCCAACCTGTTCCAGCCGATCCTTGAGTCGAAGCACCTGCCGCTGCACTGGTTCGGGGTGCTGATGGCGGCGACGACCGTGTTCGAGGTCGCGGGCGCCGCGCGTTCCAAAGTACTGGCTCGCTTCGGTCAGGTCCGGGTCGTGCTCGTACTGACCGTGTTGATGGCAGTTGCGCTCGCATCGGTCATCCCACTGGGGTTGGCCGGCACGATGGTCTGTCTCGCGGTGTTCTCGCTCGCGTCCGGGCTCGCGTTCCCGGTGCAGCGCAAGCTGGTCAACTCCGCTATCACCGAGCCGGCCCGACGGGCGACGCTGCTGTCCGTCGAGTCGCTGGCCGACCGCGCCGTCTGCGCCCTTGTGGTGTTCATCCTGGGCGCGTTTCTCACCCGCGGCGCGATGGCGGGCTTCCTCGTCGCGCTCGCGGCCACAGTCACCGTGGCGATGGTCATTCTCGCCGTACTCGTCAATCGGAGCCGCGACCGCGCGGCCGTCAAGGAGAGCGTCGCGTGA
- a CDS encoding ATP-grasp domain-containing protein, with translation MKKILYVYVKGGAPLETAFPRIAACGELHVLALSPLPEAGKEIWEPCCTSITVHPGGLTPGEPVVEAIVAHARSLGADALFTLSEFAVLAVANAADRLGLAGAGPGIRVARDKRLMRQAWQAAGVPIPRFRRVDSAADLQGALAALTPPLLLKPAWGAGSVAQLVLTSQDQVANAWAEIEQALELGGQVGMNELYEQNTDADRLVEEIMDGTTEGWYSEPGYGDYLSVEGIVAKGKYHPLAITAKLPTVPPYIEVASTSPCVLPEELQRRIEEVSRRAVDALGLDTCGTHTELKLRADGELVVIEVGARFGGLLTTRQAEIVFDLDPIGMLIREQLGEQVDYPPAMLVDGGRAAASVAVVPADSAGTPWQTQPLWHPEQVDWSSLLSPGSTVEPVPAFMLPTGTRVPEFDPSGGSRNWLGVFLLTAVDAPTLLRDCRAILDGLEDALPS, from the coding sequence GTGAAGAAGATCCTGTATGTCTACGTCAAAGGCGGCGCTCCCCTGGAGACTGCGTTCCCCCGGATCGCGGCCTGCGGCGAGCTGCATGTGCTCGCGCTATCGCCGCTGCCCGAGGCCGGCAAGGAGATCTGGGAGCCGTGCTGCACCAGCATCACCGTCCACCCCGGTGGGCTGACGCCAGGTGAGCCGGTGGTGGAGGCGATCGTCGCGCATGCTCGCTCGCTGGGTGCGGATGCGCTGTTCACGCTGTCGGAGTTCGCAGTACTGGCCGTCGCCAACGCTGCCGACCGGCTGGGACTCGCCGGTGCGGGGCCGGGCATCCGGGTGGCCCGGGACAAGCGGCTGATGCGGCAGGCCTGGCAGGCTGCCGGGGTACCGATCCCCCGCTTCCGCCGGGTGGACTCCGCTGCAGACCTTCAGGGCGCGTTGGCCGCGTTGACTCCGCCGCTGCTGCTCAAGCCGGCTTGGGGCGCAGGGTCCGTGGCCCAGCTCGTACTGACGTCGCAGGACCAGGTCGCCAACGCCTGGGCTGAGATCGAGCAGGCGCTGGAGCTGGGCGGACAGGTCGGGATGAACGAGCTGTACGAGCAGAACACCGATGCCGACCGGCTGGTCGAAGAGATCATGGACGGCACCACCGAGGGCTGGTACTCCGAGCCGGGGTACGGCGACTACCTGAGCGTCGAAGGCATCGTTGCCAAGGGCAAGTACCATCCATTGGCGATCACGGCCAAGCTGCCGACCGTTCCGCCGTACATCGAGGTCGCCAGCACCTCGCCGTGCGTGTTGCCGGAGGAGCTGCAGCGGCGGATCGAGGAGGTCTCCCGGCGAGCGGTCGACGCTCTCGGGCTCGACACCTGCGGCACCCACACGGAGCTCAAGCTGCGTGCGGACGGCGAACTCGTGGTGATCGAGGTCGGCGCCCGCTTCGGCGGTCTGCTGACCACCCGGCAGGCCGAGATCGTCTTCGACCTGGACCCGATCGGGATGCTGATCCGCGAACAGCTCGGCGAGCAGGTCGACTACCCGCCGGCGATGCTGGTCGACGGCGGCCGGGCCGCTGCGTCCGTCGCGGTCGTACCTGCTGATTCGGCCGGTACGCCGTGGCAGACGCAGCCGCTCTGGCATCCCGAGCAAGTGGACTGGTCGAGCCTGCTGTCCCCGGGCAGCACTGTGGAGCCGGTGCCGGCCTTCATGCTGCCGACTGGGACCCGGGTTCCGGAGTTCGACCCGTCCGGCGGTTCACGCAACTGGCTGGGCGTCTTCCTCTTGACCGCCGTAGATGCCCCGACATTGCTCCGCGATTGTCGGGCCATCCTCGACGGGCTGGAAGACGCTCTCCCCAGCTGA
- a CDS encoding cupin domain-containing protein encodes MSELASGAFVVERADGRDDGEDWTENYEELPGGVGVSLIFESTTKEGVGPRLHLHHYPETFIIRRGSATFTVGDAQLVGRAGQIIVVPAETPHKFSTGPGGYEAIHIHENSTFETVWLE; translated from the coding sequence ATGAGTGAGCTGGCAAGCGGAGCCTTCGTCGTCGAGCGGGCCGACGGTCGCGACGACGGTGAGGACTGGACCGAGAATTACGAAGAACTGCCCGGTGGGGTGGGCGTCTCGCTGATCTTCGAGTCCACCACGAAGGAGGGTGTCGGCCCTCGCCTGCACCTGCACCACTACCCGGAGACCTTCATCATCCGGCGCGGGTCGGCGACCTTCACCGTCGGCGACGCGCAGCTGGTCGGCCGGGCCGGGCAGATCATCGTCGTACCGGCTGAGACGCCGCACAAATTCTCCACCGGCCCCGGCGGCTACGAGGCGATCCACATCCACGAGAATTCCACCTTCGAGACCGTCTGGCTCGAGTAA
- a CDS encoding response regulator transcription factor, translated as MIRLVIGHRGKLVRGALAAVLSREPDLAVIAEYESADEILALCAGDPRLVVVLDPLLPGRLGIPQLCGRLDGQPVLLLIDREETTSISLALTVAKESRSVGVIATDISPDDLVDAVRGVAEGRPVFDGGLALVALRAGGSPLTEREREVLLLIDTGATVQEVARSLSLSAGTIRNYLSRILAKTRARSRIEAIRKAQNAGWI; from the coding sequence GTGATCCGACTCGTCATCGGGCACCGGGGCAAGTTGGTCCGAGGGGCTCTCGCCGCGGTGCTCAGCAGAGAACCAGATCTGGCCGTGATCGCGGAGTACGAGAGCGCTGACGAGATCCTCGCGCTCTGCGCCGGGGACCCGCGGCTGGTGGTGGTGCTCGATCCGTTGCTGCCGGGCAGGCTCGGGATCCCGCAGCTGTGCGGCCGCCTCGACGGGCAGCCGGTCCTGCTGCTGATCGACCGGGAGGAGACGACCTCCATCTCGCTGGCCCTGACCGTGGCCAAGGAGTCCCGGTCCGTGGGAGTGATCGCCACCGACATCTCGCCGGACGACCTGGTCGATGCCGTCCGGGGAGTTGCCGAGGGACGGCCGGTCTTCGACGGGGGTCTGGCGCTGGTCGCGCTTCGGGCGGGTGGCAGCCCGCTGACCGAGCGGGAGCGCGAGGTGCTGCTGCTGATCGACACTGGTGCGACCGTGCAGGAGGTGGCCCGCAGCCTGAGCCTCAGCGCCGGAACGATCCGCAACTACCTGTCCCGGATCCTCGCCAAGACCAGAGCCAGAAGCCGGATCGAAGCCATCCGCAAAGCTCAGAACGCCGGCTGGATCTGA
- a CDS encoding ABC transporter ATP-binding protein, giving the protein MRREVGFGVAAVRGRAGVRLAVWSLPEILPSAFYGLAVAHATDGFLGGRVSVGLAWLGGLLGAAVLGAVGARQVYRRLGELVEPVRDELVRKVVSGALRNARADGAVARLNRQVEIVRDTFAGLVLVVRSFVVTAIGVVSGLLSLSPLVAALVVPPFLVGFLLSFGILGLAAARVRASLRADEELATSAGMVFAGVRDVTAAGAEEFAGGLVGVPVEAQAAAERSLAKVAALRTLCFAIGGWLPLIVLLATAPWLVGRGVSTGTVLGGLTYVLLGLQPALNTVMSALGDSGLRYVVTLGRILDRNSLPEYRAVTRLPEGHEVQLRRLSFAYGPAAEPVLRNLDLVVPEGDHLAVVGPSGIGKSTLAGLICGLLSPTEGEIRLGGVPPSSLGATDLAATRVVLPQEAYVFTGTVLENVTYLRPDATALQISAAIDAVGAFPLVRRLGGLAAEVRPSELSAGERQLIALARAYLSPARLAVLDEATCHLDPRAERIAEEAFAARPGTLIVIAHRVSSALRANRVLVLDGSNATLGTHQTLLHQSPLYAELVGHWNPNDQAHPVGEEQVRSAGDGQIQPAF; this is encoded by the coding sequence ATGAGGCGGGAGGTGGGGTTCGGGGTAGCTGCGGTGCGGGGGCGGGCCGGGGTGCGGCTTGCGGTTTGGTCGTTGCCGGAGATTCTGCCCAGCGCGTTCTACGGGCTGGCTGTGGCGCATGCGACGGACGGGTTTCTCGGGGGCCGGGTGAGTGTGGGGCTCGCATGGTTGGGTGGGTTGCTGGGTGCGGCGGTGCTGGGGGCGGTCGGGGCTCGGCAGGTTTATCGGCGGCTCGGTGAGTTGGTTGAGCCGGTGCGGGACGAGTTGGTTCGCAAGGTGGTGTCGGGAGCGCTTCGGAACGCTCGGGCGGACGGGGCGGTGGCGCGGCTCAATCGGCAGGTGGAGATTGTGCGGGACACCTTCGCCGGGCTGGTGCTTGTCGTCCGGAGCTTTGTGGTGACTGCGATCGGGGTGGTCAGCGGGTTGTTGTCGTTGTCGCCGTTGGTCGCGGCGCTGGTGGTGCCGCCGTTCCTGGTGGGTTTCCTGCTTTCCTTCGGGATCTTGGGGCTGGCGGCCGCCCGGGTGCGTGCCTCGTTGCGGGCCGACGAGGAGTTGGCTACGTCGGCCGGGATGGTCTTTGCGGGGGTACGCGACGTGACGGCCGCTGGGGCTGAGGAGTTCGCCGGCGGGCTGGTCGGCGTACCGGTTGAGGCGCAGGCGGCGGCGGAGCGGTCGCTGGCGAAGGTGGCTGCGCTGCGGACCCTGTGCTTCGCCATCGGTGGTTGGCTGCCGCTGATCGTCCTGCTCGCGACTGCACCCTGGCTCGTCGGCCGCGGGGTCTCCACTGGAACGGTGCTCGGTGGACTGACCTATGTGTTGCTGGGGCTGCAGCCGGCGCTCAACACGGTGATGTCCGCGCTGGGGGACAGCGGGCTGCGGTACGTGGTGACCTTGGGGCGCATCCTCGACAGGAATTCGCTGCCGGAGTACAGGGCGGTCACTCGGCTGCCCGAGGGGCATGAGGTGCAGTTGCGGCGCTTGTCCTTCGCCTATGGACCGGCAGCAGAGCCGGTACTGCGCAACCTCGACCTGGTGGTCCCAGAGGGGGATCACCTCGCGGTGGTCGGCCCGAGTGGGATCGGCAAATCCACGCTCGCGGGGCTCATCTGCGGACTCCTGTCCCCGACCGAGGGGGAGATCCGGCTCGGCGGCGTACCTCCGTCCTCGCTGGGCGCCACCGACCTGGCTGCTACCCGTGTCGTCCTTCCTCAGGAGGCGTACGTCTTCACCGGTACGGTCCTCGAGAACGTGACCTACCTGCGGCCGGACGCCACGGCACTGCAGATCTCCGCGGCGATCGATGCGGTCGGTGCGTTCCCGCTGGTACGCCGGTTGGGCGGGCTGGCGGCTGAGGTCAGGCCGTCCGAGTTGTCGGCGGGGGAGCGTCAGCTGATCGCGCTCGCTCGGGCCTACCTCTCACCCGCACGCCTGGCCGTCCTGGACGAGGCCACCTGCCACCTCGACCCTCGGGCCGAGCGAATCGCCGAGGAAGCCTTCGCCGCCCGCCCCGGCACGCTGATCGTGATCGCACACCGGGTCAGCTCCGCGCTGCGCGCCAACCGCGTCCTCGTCCTCGACGGCAGCAACGCCACCCTCGGCACCCACCAAACCCTCCTCCACCAAAGCCCCCTGTACGCCGAACTGGTCGGCCACTGGAACCCGAACGATCAAGCCCACCCGGTCGGCGAGGAGCAGGTCCGTTCGGCGGGGGACGGTCAGATCCAGCCGGCGTTCTGA
- a CDS encoding ABC transporter ATP-binding protein: protein MTTFGAVLRRGRGWLPLIGAAALLGNLTVLALPAVLGRAVDAISPTAHLDPSGWVLVACGLIALGILCDVVEVIAGTACVAGTAAWLRHGLVARVLAAGPRGVSQFDTGDLVSRVSSNAVDAVRAGPATLTAVTAAVPPIGSLVLLLLISPWLAAAFLGGVLLVVAVLWLFARRTAEISLAYQETQGRIAATLTEALAGLRTIAAAGTAQREEERILRLLPELHARGLRTWQLLARSGAQAAVVGPLVLIAVLAVGGIELVDHRITAGEYFAAAQYAVIGAGLGSLTSVLGQLARARAGIARVAEVSAALPVAYGALSLPVGPGRLVFDEVTVRAGDELLLDRIHLDLPGGAAVAVVGSSGAGKSVLAAVAGRLQDPDSGQVRLDGVPLGALSHAALRQAVGCAFERPALVGSTVGDAIGVGVVPTDQLLASARATHVHEFVSRMPDGYRTPLAEAPLSGGEAQRLGLARAWAAERLLILDDATSSLDTATERQITETLMGDHHRRTRLIITHRAATAARADLVIWLDHGRVRAVGHHDDLWRDAAYRKAFG, encoded by the coding sequence GTGACCACCTTCGGCGCGGTACTGCGACGCGGGCGGGGCTGGCTCCCGTTGATCGGTGCCGCCGCCCTGCTGGGCAACCTCACCGTCCTTGCCCTGCCGGCAGTCCTTGGCCGCGCCGTGGATGCCATCAGCCCCACGGCTCACCTCGACCCGAGCGGTTGGGTGTTGGTCGCGTGCGGGTTGATTGCTCTCGGCATCTTGTGTGATGTCGTCGAGGTGATTGCCGGTACTGCCTGTGTGGCTGGGACGGCGGCGTGGCTCCGGCACGGGCTGGTCGCTCGGGTGCTGGCTGCGGGGCCTCGTGGTGTGAGCCAGTTCGACACTGGTGATCTGGTCAGTCGGGTGTCGAGCAATGCTGTTGATGCGGTTCGGGCTGGTCCGGCGACACTCACGGCTGTCACTGCGGCGGTACCGCCGATCGGGAGTCTGGTACTGCTGTTGCTCATCAGCCCGTGGCTGGCTGCAGCCTTCCTGGGTGGCGTGTTGCTAGTAGTCGCCGTGCTGTGGTTGTTTGCGCGCCGGACGGCTGAGATCAGCCTGGCCTACCAGGAGACGCAGGGCCGGATCGCTGCGACGCTGACGGAGGCACTGGCCGGCCTGCGGACGATTGCGGCCGCGGGGACGGCTCAGCGCGAGGAGGAGCGGATACTTCGCCTCCTGCCGGAGTTGCACGCGCGTGGGCTGAGGACCTGGCAGCTACTGGCCCGCTCGGGAGCACAGGCAGCCGTGGTCGGTCCGCTGGTGCTGATCGCTGTCCTGGCGGTCGGAGGTATCGAGTTGGTCGACCATCGGATCACGGCGGGCGAGTACTTCGCGGCAGCGCAGTACGCCGTGATCGGTGCTGGTCTGGGCAGCCTCACGTCAGTGCTTGGGCAGCTGGCTCGGGCGCGGGCCGGCATCGCTCGGGTGGCCGAGGTGAGTGCGGCTCTGCCCGTTGCCTACGGTGCTCTCTCGTTGCCGGTGGGGCCAGGTCGGCTGGTCTTCGATGAGGTCACTGTGCGAGCGGGCGACGAGCTGCTGCTGGATCGCATTCACCTGGACCTGCCTGGTGGGGCTGCTGTGGCGGTGGTCGGCTCGAGCGGTGCAGGCAAGTCCGTACTGGCCGCTGTCGCCGGTCGCTTGCAAGACCCCGACTCTGGTCAGGTACGGCTCGATGGAGTTCCGCTGGGCGCGCTGAGCCACGCGGCGTTGCGTCAGGCGGTGGGGTGCGCATTTGAGCGGCCCGCCTTGGTCGGGTCGACGGTAGGCGACGCGATCGGCGTCGGCGTGGTGCCGACCGACCAACTGCTCGCGTCGGCTCGCGCTACCCACGTCCATGAGTTCGTCAGCCGGATGCCCGATGGCTACCGCACGCCGCTCGCCGAGGCACCGCTGTCCGGTGGCGAAGCACAGCGGCTCGGACTCGCCAGGGCGTGGGCAGCCGAACGCTTGCTCATCCTCGACGACGCCACCTCCAGCCTCGACACGGCAACCGAGCGACAGATCACCGAAACCTTGATGGGCGACCACCACCGGCGAACCCGCCTGATCATCACCCACCGCGCCGCCACCGCAGCCCGCGCAGACCTGGTCATCTGGCTCGACCACGGCCGGGTCCGAGCCGTCGGCCATCACGACGACCTGTGGCGCGACGCCGCCTATCGAAAGGCCTTCGGGTGA